One window from the genome of Marispirochaeta aestuarii encodes:
- a CDS encoding BamA/TamA family outer membrane protein, which translates to MKKTSSLLLSLLMIFLLPALAFPETKAEQYTTIDRLIIHGLKRTRPEVVERLLEPYIGLPADELDMGEVQTVLRESGLFYETEVSLEYDDPASVSLVVSVQEKWTLIPIPVILGDKNGIAGGGTLIETNAFGLNHQAFLAGFFSADRYTFFGSYMTPPGKRLPLGLYILAAFSKGETTVTNGEEDELLSYDERGLTLMAGLRHDLSQLISLSAGFGYREASVEDSPVASARMLPLSAEISIQKSDWNGVFLSRRYAEIEGAWFIPLKGDSYLALQGECAWEQPLTQRLRLMLGAAAYRAEDAPLVFSEGPSAARVAILPGNFRSNSLAGTSLGLEGVFADFGAGMFSAFVSYQAAFAEDISGDSLFAQGTHFGIRCYLKKIAFPALDLGAAWNAESGIWNAAFSVGMRM; encoded by the coding sequence GTGAAAAAAACTTCTTCTCTGCTGCTCTCCTTGCTGATGATATTCCTTCTGCCTGCCCTGGCGTTCCCTGAAACGAAGGCGGAACAGTACACAACCATTGATCGCCTTATTATTCACGGACTCAAACGCACCAGACCGGAGGTGGTGGAACGGCTTCTGGAACCCTACATCGGCCTTCCCGCGGATGAGCTTGACATGGGGGAGGTACAGACGGTACTCAGGGAGAGCGGCCTCTTCTACGAGACCGAGGTTTCCCTTGAATATGACGATCCCGCCTCTGTCTCCCTGGTCGTATCCGTTCAGGAAAAATGGACCCTTATACCCATACCGGTTATTCTGGGGGATAAGAACGGAATAGCCGGGGGAGGTACCCTGATAGAAACCAACGCCTTCGGCCTGAACCACCAGGCCTTCCTGGCGGGATTCTTCTCCGCCGACCGGTACACCTTCTTCGGCAGCTACATGACCCCCCCGGGTAAAAGACTTCCCCTTGGACTTTATATACTGGCGGCCTTCTCGAAGGGTGAAACAACAGTCACGAACGGGGAGGAGGATGAGCTGCTCAGCTACGACGAGCGGGGCCTGACCCTGATGGCCGGTCTGCGGCATGATCTGAGCCAGCTGATTTCTCTTTCTGCAGGATTCGGTTATCGGGAGGCCTCGGTAGAGGACAGTCCCGTGGCTTCCGCCCGGATGCTTCCCCTCTCTGCGGAGATCAGCATCCAAAAGTCCGACTGGAACGGTGTGTTCCTGTCCCGGCGATATGCGGAGATTGAAGGTGCCTGGTTCATCCCGCTGAAAGGAGACTCGTATCTTGCCCTGCAGGGCGAATGCGCCTGGGAGCAGCCCCTGACACAGAGGCTGCGGCTCATGCTCGGTGCAGCCGCGTACAGGGCCGAGGACGCACCTCTGGTTTTCAGCGAAGGGCCCTCTGCCGCGAGGGTGGCGATTCTTCCCGGGAATTTCCGGTCCAACTCTCTTGCGGGGACTTCCCTTGGCCTGGAAGGGGTATTTGCCGACTTCGGAGCCGGTATGTTCAGCGCCTTCGTCTCATACCAGGCGGCCTTCGCGGAGGATATTAGCGGGGACAGCCTTTTTGCCCAGGGAACCCATTTCGGAATCCGCTGCTACCTGAAAAAGATTGCCTTTCCCGCCCTGGACCTGGGAGCAGCCTGGAACGCTGAAAGCGGAATCTGGAACGCCGCTTTCAGTGTCGGAATGCGGATGTGA
- a CDS encoding HAMP domain-containing sensor histidine kinase yields MTLRGRFTLLFVFVAMVPFTLPVMGYIYFLLTIPESSVREITAAPPFVTRDLHRIIDGSIPEDEIDSRILIVVHGSHDPRYINPDVRRFFQQLDQYEHGKPGNELELIAAISEKERENNHKAMIGNALFTYKGVPGLVFFRFSSKNPFLYALGHPLTTLTIIFIVIILIPLLLSGRFLLSLRRSLAALEKSAGSIRSGNLSQSLAIPEDPELKPVFEAFERMRRQLKEDQEQQARFLMSVSHDLKTPLTSIRGFVEALQDGVIKGEEETMRSFEVIRKKADLLEERISELIEATRINTEGWRRSFVGFSAEEFAREVFEPFLIEAEAREVDFSTGISIPEDRKILGNRRMLARAVENLIENAFRYAGQDAVIRAEARGENGMLRISVEDSGPGIRNEEAPLLFEPFYRGDRGRNSRGIGLGLSSVRSIAETHGGRAGIFETKLGGAGFYFEVPLLKHD; encoded by the coding sequence ATGACCCTCCGCGGGCGCTTTACCCTGCTCTTTGTCTTTGTCGCCATGGTGCCTTTTACCCTGCCAGTTATGGGCTATATCTATTTTCTCCTTACCATCCCCGAATCTTCGGTCCGGGAGATAACCGCCGCTCCGCCCTTTGTAACCAGGGACCTGCACCGGATTATCGACGGCAGCATTCCGGAAGATGAAATCGACAGCCGCATTCTTATCGTGGTTCACGGGAGCCATGATCCCCGCTATATCAATCCGGATGTGCGCCGGTTTTTTCAGCAGCTCGATCAGTACGAACACGGAAAACCGGGAAACGAACTGGAGCTGATAGCCGCCATCAGCGAAAAAGAGCGCGAGAACAATCACAAGGCAATGATAGGAAACGCCTTGTTTACCTACAAGGGAGTCCCGGGACTGGTATTCTTCCGCTTCTCATCGAAAAACCCCTTTCTTTACGCTCTGGGGCACCCCCTGACTACCCTGACGATTATTTTCATCGTAATAATTCTGATTCCCCTGCTCCTGAGCGGACGCTTTCTCCTCTCATTACGCAGGTCCCTGGCAGCCCTGGAGAAAAGTGCAGGAAGCATACGCTCCGGCAACCTTTCGCAAAGCCTTGCAATACCGGAAGATCCGGAACTCAAGCCGGTGTTTGAAGCCTTTGAACGAATGCGAAGGCAGCTCAAGGAGGACCAGGAGCAGCAGGCCCGGTTTCTCATGTCCGTTTCCCACGACCTGAAGACCCCCCTGACTTCGATCCGGGGTTTTGTAGAAGCCCTTCAGGACGGAGTGATCAAGGGAGAAGAAGAGACCATGAGGAGTTTCGAAGTCATCCGTAAAAAGGCGGACCTGCTGGAGGAGCGGATCAGCGAGCTTATAGAGGCCACCAGGATAAATACCGAAGGCTGGCGCCGGAGTTTCGTGGGTTTTTCCGCAGAGGAATTCGCCCGGGAGGTTTTTGAGCCCTTCCTTATCGAAGCAGAAGCCCGGGAAGTCGATTTCTCCACGGGCATTTCGATTCCGGAAGACCGGAAGATCCTGGGAAACCGCAGAATGCTGGCCAGGGCGGTGGAAAACCTGATAGAAAACGCCTTCCGTTACGCCGGACAGGACGCTGTCATCCGGGCGGAAGCACGGGGGGAAAACGGCATGCTGCGCATAAGCGTGGAGGATTCCGGGCCGGGAATACGCAACGAGGAGGCCCCCCTTCTTTTTGAGCCCTTTTACCGGGGCGACCGCGGACGAAACAGCAGGGGAATCGGGCTGGGTTTGAGTTCCGTCCGGAGCATCGCTGAGACCCACGGCGGCAGGGCCGGTATATTTGAAACCAAACTCGGCGGTGCCGGGTTTTATTTTGAAGTTCCATTACTAAAACACGATTGA
- a CDS encoding response regulator transcription factor translates to MKARVLVIEDEPEINKLISLYLNHEGIETLSCSTGEEGLAKISAGDVDLAVLDINLPGMDGYEVLQALRKKHNFPVIIVSARTDDADMILGFGYGADDFVTKPFSPRVLAARVRAHLRRKAEYSEQKTEVLFGPFVLDIDARILRKRNAEADSFEQIALSPKETELLINLARNRGKPRNSEELYSSVWGNEYGDIATVAVHIQRLRKKIEDDPSEPRFILTMKGIGYMLSPGGPA, encoded by the coding sequence ATGAAGGCCAGGGTACTGGTTATTGAAGACGAACCGGAAATCAACAAGCTTATATCCCTTTATCTGAATCATGAAGGGATCGAGACCCTCTCCTGCAGCACGGGGGAGGAGGGCCTTGCGAAGATCTCCGCCGGGGATGTGGATCTGGCCGTTCTGGATATAAACCTCCCCGGTATGGACGGCTACGAGGTTCTCCAGGCCCTGCGGAAAAAACACAACTTCCCGGTAATCATCGTCTCCGCCCGTACCGACGATGCGGACATGATCCTCGGCTTCGGTTACGGCGCCGACGACTTTGTCACCAAACCCTTCAGCCCGAGGGTACTGGCCGCCCGGGTCCGTGCCCACCTGCGCAGGAAAGCAGAGTACTCGGAACAGAAGACCGAAGTACTCTTCGGACCCTTTGTACTGGACATCGACGCACGAATCCTGCGCAAAAGGAATGCTGAAGCGGACAGTTTTGAGCAGATAGCCTTGAGCCCCAAGGAGACGGAACTCCTGATAAACCTGGCCCGGAACCGCGGTAAACCCAGGAATTCGGAGGAGTTGTACAGCAGCGTATGGGGCAACGAGTACGGCGACATCGCCACCGTGGCGGTCCATATTCAGCGGCTCAGAAAAAAGATCGAAGACGACCCTTCCGAGCCGCGCTTTATCCTGACCATGAAGGGAATCGGCTACATGCTCAGCCCCGGAGGTCCCGCATGA
- a CDS encoding PG0541 family transporter-associated protein: MNRLEIIMDQTIEDIFLEHLYRRLPEVPFSLHRETLGNGASGPRMGTAVWPEENSLFVIYSAQRETDIVRSILREMRDAHPDNGLAAFVIPGAEELLENP; encoded by the coding sequence ATGAATCGTCTTGAAATAATCATGGACCAGACCATCGAGGACATCTTTCTCGAGCACCTGTACCGAAGACTGCCGGAGGTACCATTTTCCCTGCATCGGGAAACCCTGGGGAACGGGGCCTCCGGCCCCAGGATGGGCACTGCTGTCTGGCCGGAGGAGAACTCCCTCTTTGTAATCTATAGCGCACAGAGGGAGACCGACATTGTCCGCTCGATTCTGAGGGAGATGAGAGACGCGCATCCCGATAACGGCCTGGCAGCTTTCGTGATCCCGGGGGCGGAGGAACTCCTTGAAAACCCGTGA
- a CDS encoding efflux RND transporter permease subunit produces MLKTLIHRPLTVLTVFVLLTLLGLFMVNTLPVDLFPDTDLPVIYTLTSYDGAGPEEVEGELTDPLEDQFYTLEGLESITSTSAEGSSSILLEFAYGTDLEEIKNDMRDKIDRIKNTLPEGADEPIMMEFDPNEMPIMTISLQGDLNIEELYELAEDLVQPGLEQVPDVSNVDISGGRDRIVAVTVSAGRLDALGLDVSTIGNTLALQNQSMGAGSASTGGREFQIRTSGKVNSLEGIRNTLITRVSSAGEIHKVYLRDIADVEYASEEESSRVYQDGLPAVELQIYKKTGANTIKIAENLKESLTEIETRLPGNVQALVISDESTVISDSLNSVLNSALTGVLAAVFILMIFLRQLKSTLIIAITIPVSILITVMGMSLGGLTFNLVALTGLTLGVGMIVDNSIVIIENIFSHRERGERLTAAGLFGTKEMITAITASTLTTISVFLPIVLFKNDLGFLGNIFGSMGFTVIVALLSSLFVAILLVPVLATHYLEIHVRGERPLRNPILRFMDKGVEAALDRISSGYRHLLNAALKHKLLTVFSFTLILTAALLQIPKLGLSLQPEGMSQSLRINVELPLGSSLDATEEVLDRFREKVEEELEGSYTSMGMTVGARSNSYQGQLTLLLPELEERTLGSDEIRQRIRALFPLFPESSFSFGGRMGPMASGDINIQIRGDNLEELMNYAAAAQELIDREIPDLTEISLDMEEGLPQWDMVINREKLFDLGLNVNSVATEMYRKIHGYTATSFTDPDDESYNVVIRLEEADRQNLRELENLFVLNSSGEKIPVSSFASIEENTGPTRIPHTEKKRTVTISGDLAAGAQPNFVEAGIRELLETELPPEPGIEISYKGEMEDIAETGSVLLKILAIAVLLVFGVMVSQFESLRAPFIIILAMPMLAIGVIGIFLVMGMSFDMIALIGVVMLAGMVVNNGIVLVDYIGLLRKRGTKLHDACLEGGVSRLRPILMTTLTTIATMVPLAFFAGEGGARMQGLALTVVGGLSVNTLITLVFVPVLYSLFFRESKSTPKELP; encoded by the coding sequence ATGCTTAAGACCCTGATCCACCGCCCCCTGACGGTTCTTACCGTCTTTGTACTGCTCACCCTCTTAGGGCTCTTTATGGTCAACACCCTGCCGGTGGACCTCTTCCCCGACACCGATCTTCCGGTCATCTATACTTTGACCAGCTACGACGGAGCAGGTCCTGAAGAGGTGGAGGGCGAACTTACCGATCCCCTGGAAGACCAGTTCTACACCCTGGAGGGCCTGGAGTCCATTACCTCCACATCGGCGGAAGGAAGTTCTTCAATACTTCTGGAGTTCGCCTACGGAACAGACCTGGAAGAGATCAAAAACGACATGCGGGACAAAATCGACCGCATCAAAAACACCCTTCCCGAAGGTGCCGATGAACCGATAATGATGGAATTCGATCCCAACGAGATGCCCATCATGACGATCTCCCTCCAGGGAGATCTGAACATAGAGGAACTCTACGAACTGGCCGAGGATCTGGTTCAGCCCGGACTGGAGCAGGTTCCCGATGTATCGAATGTCGATATATCCGGCGGCCGGGACAGAATCGTGGCGGTGACGGTTTCTGCCGGCCGCCTGGATGCTCTGGGCCTCGATGTAAGCACAATCGGCAATACCCTGGCCCTGCAGAACCAGAGCATGGGGGCCGGATCGGCCAGTACCGGCGGCCGGGAGTTCCAGATTCGAACCAGCGGAAAGGTCAACAGTCTGGAAGGGATTCGCAACACCCTCATTACCCGGGTCAGTTCAGCAGGAGAAATTCATAAAGTCTACCTCCGGGATATAGCCGATGTGGAATATGCCAGCGAGGAGGAATCCAGCCGTGTCTACCAGGACGGACTGCCGGCAGTGGAACTTCAGATTTACAAGAAAACCGGCGCCAACACAATAAAGATTGCGGAAAATCTCAAAGAAAGCCTGACAGAGATTGAAACCCGGCTGCCGGGAAACGTACAAGCCCTGGTCATCTCCGATGAGTCGACGGTCATCAGCGACTCCCTGAACTCTGTTCTGAACTCCGCCCTTACGGGCGTACTGGCTGCGGTGTTCATCCTGATGATCTTCCTGCGCCAGCTGAAGAGCACCCTGATTATCGCCATTACCATACCGGTCTCAATTCTTATAACCGTGATGGGTATGAGCTTGGGGGGACTGACCTTCAACCTGGTGGCCCTGACGGGGCTGACCCTGGGGGTGGGAATGATCGTGGACAACTCCATCGTCATAATAGAAAACATATTCTCCCATCGGGAACGGGGGGAACGGCTGACAGCGGCGGGACTTTTCGGGACGAAGGAGATGATAACCGCCATTACCGCCTCCACCCTGACCACCATATCGGTCTTTCTGCCCATCGTCCTGTTCAAGAACGACCTGGGCTTCCTGGGAAACATCTTCGGCAGCATGGGCTTCACGGTAATCGTCGCCCTGCTTTCCTCCCTATTCGTGGCCATACTGCTTGTTCCCGTGCTGGCCACCCACTACCTGGAGATCCATGTCCGGGGTGAACGCCCGCTCAGGAACCCCATCCTTCGTTTCATGGACAAAGGGGTCGAAGCTGCCCTGGACCGGATAAGCAGCGGCTACCGGCATCTTTTGAATGCGGCGCTGAAGCACAAGCTTCTGACGGTCTTTTCATTCACCCTGATTCTCACCGCGGCCCTTCTGCAGATACCGAAGCTCGGACTCTCCCTGCAACCGGAGGGGATGTCCCAGAGCCTCCGGATAAACGTGGAACTCCCCCTGGGCAGCTCCCTGGATGCCACCGAGGAGGTCCTGGACCGCTTCCGGGAAAAAGTCGAGGAGGAACTGGAGGGCTCCTATACCTCCATGGGTATGACCGTGGGGGCCCGCTCCAACTCCTATCAGGGACAGCTAACCCTGCTTCTGCCGGAACTGGAGGAGAGAACCCTTGGAAGCGATGAGATCCGTCAACGAATCAGAGCACTTTTCCCCCTGTTTCCTGAAAGTTCGTTCTCCTTCGGGGGCCGCATGGGACCCATGGCGTCGGGGGACATAAATATCCAGATCCGGGGAGACAACCTGGAGGAGCTGATGAATTACGCAGCGGCTGCACAGGAGCTCATTGACCGGGAGATTCCTGACCTTACCGAGATATCCCTGGACATGGAAGAGGGCCTCCCCCAGTGGGACATGGTAATTAACCGGGAGAAGCTCTTTGACCTCGGTCTCAATGTAAACAGCGTAGCCACAGAGATGTACCGCAAGATCCACGGCTATACTGCAACGAGTTTCACCGATCCGGATGATGAGAGCTACAATGTGGTGATCCGCCTCGAGGAAGCGGACCGGCAGAACCTGCGGGAGCTTGAAAACCTGTTCGTCCTGAACAGCTCGGGAGAAAAAATCCCCGTATCCAGCTTTGCCTCCATAGAGGAGAATACGGGCCCGACCAGAATCCCCCACACGGAAAAGAAACGGACCGTCACCATCTCCGGCGATCTGGCCGCAGGTGCTCAGCCCAATTTCGTGGAGGCCGGCATCCGGGAACTTCTGGAGACAGAACTGCCCCCGGAACCGGGTATCGAAATCAGCTACAAGGGAGAGATGGAGGACATCGCGGAAACCGGATCCGTCCTGCTGAAGATTCTGGCCATAGCGGTACTGCTGGTTTTCGGCGTCATGGTCAGCCAGTTCGAATCCCTGCGGGCGCCGTTCATAATAATCCTTGCCATGCCCATGCTGGCCATAGGAGTAATCGGGATCTTCCTTGTAATGGGCATGAGCTTCGACATGATCGCCCTGATCGGTGTGGTCATGCTCGCAGGTATGGTGGTCAACAACGGCATCGTGCTGGTGGACTATATAGGGCTGCTTCGTAAAAGAGGAACCAAGCTGCACGATGCCTGTCTCGAAGGCGGTGTCAGCCGGTTACGGCCCATACTGATGACCACCCTGACCACCATTGCCACCATGGTTCCCCTGGCCTTCTTTGCCGGAGAGGGCGGGGCCAGGATGCAGGGACTGGCACTGACGGTTGTGGGAGGCTTAAGCGTGAATACATTGATTACCCTGGTCTTCGTACCGGTACTCTACTCCCTCTTCTTTCGGGAATCAAAATCGACTCCAAAGGAGCTCCCATAA
- a CDS encoding efflux RND transporter periplasmic adaptor subunit: MKKNIGIIIVLALSITGAGLFFLIPESGKRPGPGSLRLEDQIAAVSVRTVEASEDVLEDYIRLSGDIEAESTVQVYPDVAGTLSSFLVRVGDFVREDETLARVDPSRPGASYSISPVEAPVQGTVSEILVDPGDTVSASVPILKLGNLNSLIISARVSERYVNRVKTGQTAFITTEAVPDRTFEARVSEVYPVLDPASRSMKIKLAFSDLPEGIKAGMLAEIRLVTDRIEKAVTVPSTSIITRNGETYLFVVKDSAAIRRPVTTGLAIDGKVRIIEGLAAGEAVVTSGMNMLSDGGAVQSVGNRGEKDA, encoded by the coding sequence ATGAAGAAAAACATCGGCATTATCATCGTTTTGGCATTGAGCATTACGGGAGCGGGACTGTTTTTCCTGATCCCGGAAAGCGGAAAGCGTCCGGGACCGGGGAGCCTGCGTCTTGAAGACCAGATAGCGGCGGTTTCCGTCCGCACCGTGGAAGCTTCAGAAGATGTCCTGGAGGATTATATCCGCCTTTCCGGGGATATAGAGGCGGAGTCCACGGTTCAGGTCTACCCCGACGTAGCCGGGACCCTGTCGTCATTCCTCGTCAGGGTGGGCGACTTTGTACGGGAGGATGAGACCCTTGCCCGGGTCGACCCCAGCCGCCCCGGCGCCTCCTACAGCATAAGCCCCGTGGAGGCCCCCGTCCAGGGCACGGTTTCAGAGATTCTCGTCGACCCTGGTGACACGGTATCGGCCAGTGTCCCCATCCTGAAACTGGGGAACCTGAACAGCCTGATCATCAGCGCCCGGGTATCCGAGCGCTATGTAAACCGGGTAAAGACGGGACAGACCGCTTTCATCACCACCGAGGCTGTCCCGGACAGAACTTTTGAGGCCAGGGTCAGCGAGGTCTATCCTGTCCTTGATCCGGCATCCCGAAGCATGAAAATCAAACTCGCCTTCTCCGATCTGCCTGAAGGAATCAAGGCAGGGATGCTGGCGGAGATACGCCTTGTAACCGACAGAATCGAGAAGGCCGTGACGGTCCCCTCCACTTCAATTATTACCCGCAACGGAGAAACCTACCTCTTTGTCGTTAAAGACTCCGCCGCTATCAGGCGTCCCGTTACAACGGGCCTTGCCATCGACGGAAAGGTCCGGATCATCGAGGGCCTGGCAGCGGGAGAGGCCGTCGTTACATCGGGCATGAATATGCTCAGCGACGGTGGGGCCGTACAGAGTGTCGGAAACCGGGGAGAGAAGGATGCTTAA
- a CDS encoding TolC family protein: protein MNIRRGLYSLAFLFVFITASLSAESVMSLEEALETARENSLSLYTAEKNLDSAHRNYANRGNAFYPSIRASSSLNRSNSESSASGLIPVSPAGNGIYDQVMQYERETSPVSLSAGISASLTLNPAIGDGIKYLRKALDSAGLDLEEAEKALERDVKVSFYNLLYMDSSIRLTRESMEILKGEYDLALADFRNGRISELELLNTQVAYKNMEPTLARQLTSYRELRSQFFLLLGIEGDDSIRFDGSIEVPDKLDALSFETESLDSHFSVAALDNSIARGQINLKSLIHEGFYPSLSLSASLSPVVSDPFSGDTWESGFRDPWSDTGSVSLSVSLPLDSWLPGSSVRTSIQEQENNLEVLIKQRAHTLQSVSEETGLLYANLKDSLLNIESLDLNVQVARRAYELTEEGYRRGSIEFLDLKEAENDLNSARQNLLQEKLSLLTTLFDLEYALGSSIEELLATTNQE, encoded by the coding sequence ATGAACATACGCCGGGGCCTTTATTCTCTGGCCTTCCTTTTCGTCTTTATAACAGCTTCTCTGTCTGCAGAGTCGGTAATGAGCCTGGAAGAGGCCCTGGAGACGGCACGGGAGAACAGCCTCAGTCTCTATACGGCTGAGAAAAACCTCGATTCCGCACATCGGAACTATGCAAACCGGGGAAACGCCTTTTACCCGTCAATCCGGGCCAGCTCGTCATTGAATCGCAGCAACTCTGAAAGCAGCGCCTCCGGCCTTATTCCCGTGAGTCCCGCGGGCAACGGGATTTACGATCAGGTCATGCAGTACGAACGCGAGACCTCTCCGGTCAGTCTGAGCGCCGGGATTTCGGCCAGCCTGACCCTGAATCCCGCCATCGGCGACGGTATCAAATATCTGCGGAAGGCTCTGGACTCTGCAGGCCTCGACCTGGAGGAGGCGGAGAAGGCTCTGGAACGGGACGTTAAGGTGAGCTTTTACAACCTGCTGTACATGGACAGCAGCATCCGGCTTACCCGTGAGAGCATGGAGATTCTCAAAGGGGAGTACGACCTTGCCCTGGCGGATTTCCGGAACGGCCGGATATCAGAACTTGAGCTCCTGAATACCCAGGTGGCCTACAAGAATATGGAACCCACCCTGGCCCGCCAGCTCACCAGCTACCGGGAACTCCGCAGCCAGTTCTTCCTGCTTCTGGGAATCGAAGGGGACGACTCCATACGCTTTGACGGGAGCATTGAGGTCCCTGACAAGCTTGATGCTTTATCCTTCGAAACGGAGTCCCTGGACAGCCACTTCAGTGTGGCAGCTCTGGACAACAGCATAGCCCGGGGACAGATAAATCTTAAAAGCCTCATCCACGAGGGATTCTATCCTTCCTTGAGCCTCAGCGCCAGCCTCTCCCCGGTGGTCAGCGACCCCTTCTCCGGGGATACCTGGGAGTCGGGTTTTCGGGACCCCTGGTCGGATACAGGCTCGGTCAGCCTGTCTGTCTCCCTTCCCCTGGACTCATGGCTCCCTGGCTCCTCGGTACGAACCTCCATACAGGAGCAGGAGAACAACCTGGAGGTCCTTATAAAGCAGCGGGCCCACACCCTGCAGAGCGTCAGCGAGGAGACGGGACTGCTCTACGCAAACCTGAAAGACTCCCTTCTGAACATCGAATCCCTGGACCTCAATGTCCAGGTTGCCCGACGGGCCTATGAACTTACCGAAGAGGGCTACCGCAGGGGAAGTATCGAATTCCTGGACCTCAAGGAGGCGGAGAACGATCTGAACAGCGCCAGGCAAAACCTGCTGCAGGAAAAATTGAGTCTTCTTACCACCCTCTTCGATCTTGAATACGCACTGGGCAGCAGTATCGAAGAGCTTCTCGCAACAACAAATCAGGAGTAG
- a CDS encoding YeiH family protein, with protein sequence MNTEYLIGFILVAATVAAGLAASSMLPALGSVTAAILAGMLVGNLTSWPEKGKKGIKLCEKRLLNIAIALMGFELEFSAATELGGGSILVVIGVITLSITVGLVFGRIFPLPKRLSLLLGIGNGVCGSAAIAAAAPLMKAKQEEIGISIGIVNLLGAVAIFLLPFLARILDLDSTQSGLLVGGTVQAVGQTLATGLRMGEEVARTAIVIKMGRVLLLGVVLIALSIAFRREKSGGFPVPTFIVAFLVCALAVNILPVPQALLSLIGSVKTVLLLCAMAAIGMSIEFSSLTRHGVLALSVGAGIFAINIALVLGLV encoded by the coding sequence ATGAACACTGAATACCTGATCGGATTTATCCTTGTTGCGGCCACGGTTGCCGCAGGACTTGCAGCTTCCAGTATGCTTCCCGCCCTGGGCTCCGTTACCGCCGCCATACTGGCGGGGATGCTCGTCGGGAACCTGACTTCCTGGCCTGAAAAAGGAAAAAAGGGAATAAAGCTCTGCGAAAAGCGGCTTCTGAACATCGCCATCGCTCTGATGGGCTTTGAGCTGGAATTTTCCGCCGCGACGGAGCTCGGCGGGGGCTCCATCCTGGTTGTAATCGGTGTAATTACCCTCTCCATCACCGTCGGCCTTGTATTCGGCAGGATATTTCCTCTGCCGAAGCGACTGTCCCTGCTGCTGGGAATCGGAAACGGCGTCTGCGGTTCCGCCGCCATTGCCGCAGCCGCACCGCTCATGAAGGCGAAGCAGGAGGAGATCGGCATATCCATCGGCATCGTAAATCTTCTGGGAGCAGTTGCCATCTTTCTGCTGCCCTTCCTGGCCCGGATTCTGGACCTAGACAGCACTCAAAGCGGCCTGCTTGTGGGCGGAACCGTTCAGGCGGTTGGACAGACCCTGGCAACGGGCCTCAGGATGGGAGAGGAGGTTGCCCGGACTGCAATCGTTATCAAGATGGGCCGGGTACTGCTGCTGGGAGTCGTTTTGATAGCTTTGAGCATCGCCTTCCGCCGCGAAAAATCCGGCGGCTTTCCGGTTCCGACCTTTATTGTCGCTTTTCTTGTCTGCGCCCTGGCGGTCAACATACTTCCCGTTCCCCAGGCTTTGCTCTCCCTGATCGGCAGCGTCAAAACCGTGCTGCTCCTCTGTGCCATGGCAGCCATAGGCATGTCCATCGAGTTTTCCAGCCTTACCCGTCACGGGGTGCTGGCCCTGAGTGTGGGGGCTGGAATATTCGCCATAAATATTGCCCTGGTTCTGGGGCTCGTATAG